The [Pseudomonas] carboxydohydrogena genome includes a window with the following:
- a CDS encoding FAD-binding protein encodes MVETLKVGDAKDVETAVREAIATEQPLEIVGHGSKRDIGQPVAAGAVLDLSALNAVTAYEPHELIVTVQAGAPVADVIAMMDAKNQEFAFEPMDTSVLLGTGTGQGTIGGMIASGLSGPRRIRSGGVRDHLLGGHAVSGFGDGFVAGSRVVKNVTGYDISKLLAGSWGTLAVLTEATIKLVPKAEAQTTLVLRGLDEATANKAMTKALGSSFDVSGAAHIPASDRQDPGDALAKAGLPQTALTLVRVEGIDVSVAERGRSLAALLSSFGAVETITDDDSAAIWAQVRDVTPFAASSKLGGHVVWRIVCPPTAGAALGTALGRETGGEVIYDWGGGLVWAALPPAADAHAARVRAHAEAAGGHAMLLRAPKDVRAAVDVFHPQAPGVAALGRRLKHSFDPRHILNRGRMRRDDNP; translated from the coding sequence GTGGTGGAGACGCTGAAGGTTGGCGACGCCAAGGACGTCGAGACGGCGGTACGCGAGGCGATCGCGACGGAACAGCCGCTGGAGATCGTGGGGCACGGCAGCAAGCGCGATATCGGCCAGCCGGTGGCGGCCGGCGCGGTGCTCGATCTGTCGGCGCTCAATGCCGTCACCGCCTACGAGCCGCACGAGTTGATCGTCACCGTGCAGGCGGGAGCCCCGGTCGCCGATGTGATCGCGATGATGGACGCCAAGAACCAGGAATTCGCGTTCGAGCCGATGGACACCTCGGTGCTGCTCGGCACGGGTACGGGACAGGGCACGATCGGCGGCATGATCGCCTCGGGCCTGTCGGGGCCGCGCCGCATCCGTTCGGGCGGCGTGCGCGACCATCTTCTTGGCGGCCACGCCGTCTCCGGCTTCGGCGACGGCTTCGTCGCGGGCAGCCGCGTGGTCAAGAACGTCACCGGCTACGATATCTCCAAGCTGCTGGCGGGATCGTGGGGCACGCTCGCGGTGCTGACGGAAGCCACGATCAAGCTGGTGCCGAAAGCCGAGGCGCAGACCACGCTGGTGCTGCGAGGGCTCGACGAAGCCACCGCCAACAAGGCGATGACGAAGGCACTTGGTTCTTCTTTCGACGTTTCCGGCGCGGCGCACATTCCGGCGTCGGACCGGCAGGATCCCGGCGATGCGCTGGCAAAGGCGGGCCTGCCGCAAACGGCCCTGACGCTGGTCCGGGTTGAAGGCATCGACGTTTCGGTGGCGGAACGGGGGCGGTCGCTCGCGGCGCTGTTGTCCTCGTTTGGCGCGGTGGAAACGATCACGGACGACGATTCGGCCGCGATCTGGGCACAGGTGCGTGACGTGACGCCGTTCGCGGCATCCTCAAAGCTCGGCGGCCATGTCGTCTGGCGCATCGTCTGCCCGCCGACGGCGGGTGCGGCGCTCGGCACGGCGCTCGGGCGCGAGACCGGCGGCGAAGTCATCTACGACTGGGGCGGGGGATTGGTCTGGGCGGCGTTGCCGCCCGCCGCCGATGCCCATGCGGCCCGGGTGCGGGCGCACGCGGAAGCCGCCGGAGGCCACGCCATGCTGCTGCGCGCACCGAAGGATGTGCGCGCCGCCGTCGATGTGTTCCATCCGCAGGCGCCGGGAGTCGCGGCGCTGGGCCGCCGCCTCAAGCACAGTTTCGATCCCCGTCATATCCTCAATCGCGGCCGCATGCGCCGGGACGACAATCCATGA
- a CDS encoding FAD-linked oxidase C-terminal domain-containing protein, which produces MTIKMPLPDQGILARRDEIIAALRAIVPGEGVIETEREMKPYESDALTAYRQPPMVVVLPDTTEQVSQVLKYCHDNGIKVVPRGNGTSLSGGSFPLADGVLLGLSKFKRVREIDFDNRVAVVEPGMTNLAVSQAVAHEGFYYAPDPSSQIACSIGGNIAENSGGVHSLKYGLTTNNVLGCEFVLITGEILRIGGRAPENDGYDLMGVITGSEGLLGVVTEITVRILKKPETARALMVGFSEVEAAGECVARVIGAGIIPGGMEMMDRDAIAAAEAFVNAGYPLDVEALLIIELDGPSIEVDELIRRVEKIALDCRSTTCQISNSEQERLLFWAGRKAAFPAVGRLSPDYLCMDGTIPRGKLPEALAGIRELGKKYGLRCANVFHAGDGNLHPLILYDANIADEMQRAEDFGADILRLCVKLGGVLSGEHGIGVEKRDLMPEMLSDIDLAHHQRIKCAFDSGGLLNPGKMFPVLHRCAELGRMHVHGGKLPFPDIPRF; this is translated from the coding sequence ATGACTATCAAGATGCCTTTGCCCGATCAGGGCATTCTCGCCCGCCGCGACGAGATCATTGCTGCCTTGCGCGCGATCGTGCCCGGCGAGGGCGTGATCGAGACCGAGCGGGAAATGAAGCCCTACGAATCCGACGCCCTGACGGCCTATCGCCAGCCGCCGATGGTCGTGGTGCTGCCCGATACCACCGAGCAGGTCTCGCAGGTTCTGAAATACTGCCACGACAACGGCATCAAGGTGGTGCCGCGCGGCAACGGCACCTCGCTGTCCGGCGGCTCATTTCCGCTCGCCGACGGCGTGCTGCTCGGCCTGTCCAAGTTCAAGCGCGTGCGCGAGATCGATTTCGACAACCGTGTCGCGGTGGTCGAGCCGGGCATGACCAATCTCGCGGTCAGCCAGGCGGTGGCGCATGAGGGATTCTATTACGCGCCCGATCCGTCGTCGCAGATCGCCTGCTCGATCGGCGGCAACATCGCGGAGAATTCCGGCGGCGTTCACAGCCTGAAATACGGCCTCACCACCAACAACGTGCTGGGCTGCGAATTCGTGCTCATCACCGGCGAGATCCTGCGGATCGGCGGCCGCGCCCCGGAGAACGACGGCTACGACCTGATGGGCGTCATCACCGGCTCGGAGGGGCTGCTCGGCGTCGTCACCGAGATCACGGTGCGCATCCTGAAGAAGCCGGAAACAGCGCGCGCGCTGATGGTAGGCTTCTCGGAGGTCGAGGCGGCGGGCGAATGTGTCGCGCGGGTGATCGGCGCGGGCATCATTCCCGGCGGCATGGAGATGATGGACAGGGACGCCATCGCCGCCGCTGAGGCGTTCGTTAATGCAGGCTATCCGCTCGACGTCGAGGCGCTGCTCATCATCGAGTTGGACGGGCCGAGCATCGAGGTCGATGAACTGATCCGCCGCGTCGAGAAGATCGCGCTCGATTGCCGCTCCACGACCTGCCAGATTTCCAACTCCGAACAGGAGCGGTTGCTGTTCTGGGCGGGCCGCAAGGCGGCGTTCCCGGCGGTCGGGCGGCTGTCGCCGGACTATCTGTGCATGGACGGCACCATCCCGCGCGGCAAGCTGCCGGAGGCGCTGGCGGGCATTCGCGAGCTTGGGAAGAAATACGGGCTGCGCTGCGCCAACGTGTTCCATGCGGGCGACGGCAATCTGCATCCGCTGATCCTGTACGATGCCAACATCGCAGACGAGATGCAGCGCGCCGAGGATTTCGGCGCGGACATCCTACGGCTGTGCGTCAAGCTCGGCGGCGTGCTGAGCGGCGAGCACGGCATCGGCGTCGAGAAGCGCGACCTGATGCCGGAAATGCTGAGCGACATCGATCTCGCCCATCACCAGCGCATCAAATGCGCGTTCGATTCAGGCGGTCTGCTCAATCCGGGCAAGATGTTCCCGGTGCTGCACCGCTGCGCGGAGCTTGGCCGGATGCATGTGCATGGCGGCAAGCTGCCGTTTCCCGACATCCCGCGATTCTGA
- a CDS encoding TetR/AcrR family transcriptional regulator → MVYRRTHQVVKRLEARRAAILAAARETASEGGMAAVQIAPVAARANVAAGTVYRYFPSKAELISELIADVSERELIAIRRAADAAPGPSSALAAAITTIAVHVVSHRKLAWGILAEPVDVDVSASRLTSRRAIAAELEQRLEAAIKAGHLPAQDTALTATALIGALHEALVGPLATDAMGDATKLREAVQNISLFALRAAGVLDARARGLVVQAVLPIRMSVVG, encoded by the coding sequence TTGGTTTATCGCCGGACACATCAGGTTGTGAAGCGCCTGGAAGCGCGCCGCGCCGCGATTCTCGCGGCGGCCCGCGAAACAGCCTCGGAAGGGGGCATGGCGGCGGTCCAGATCGCTCCCGTCGCCGCGCGCGCCAATGTCGCGGCGGGCACTGTCTATCGCTACTTTCCCTCCAAGGCTGAGCTGATTTCGGAATTGATCGCGGATGTCTCCGAAAGGGAGCTGATCGCGATCCGCCGTGCCGCCGATGCCGCGCCGGGCCCGTCCTCGGCGCTCGCCGCCGCCATTACCACCATCGCGGTTCATGTCGTGTCTCATCGCAAGCTCGCCTGGGGCATTCTGGCGGAGCCGGTGGACGTCGATGTCAGCGCTTCGCGGCTGACCAGCCGCCGCGCCATCGCCGCCGAACTGGAGCAACGCCTCGAAGCCGCGATCAAGGCCGGTCATCTGCCCGCGCAGGACACGGCGCTGACCGCGACCGCGCTGATCGGCGCGCTGCACGAAGCGTTGGTGGGGCCGCTGGCGACGGACGCGATGGGCGACGCCACCAAATTGCGTGAGGCGGTGCAGAATATCTCGCTGTTCGCGTTGCGCGCGGCCGGTGTCCTCGATGCCCGCGCGCGCGGGCTGGTCGTTCAGGCCGTGCTGCCGATCCGGATGTCCGTCGTCGGCTGA
- the ftsH gene encoding ATP-dependent zinc metalloprotease FtsH: MNANLRNFGLWVIIVLLLLALFTLFQNPAQRTASQDISFSQLLNEVDQNRVRDVVIQGPEIRGTLTNGSTFQSYAPADPTLIKRLYDAKVSITAKPPGDNVPWFVSLLVSWLPFIALIGVWIFLSRQMQGGAGKAMGFGKSRAKMLTEAHGRVTFEDVAGVDEAKQDLQEIVEFLRDPGKFQRLGGRIPRGVLLVGPPGTGKTLIARAVAGEANVPFFTISGSDFVEMFVGVGASRVRDMFEQAKKNAPCIIFIDEIDAVGRHRGAGLGGGNDEREQTLNQLLVEMDGFEANEGVILIAATNRPDVLDPALLRPGRFDRQVVVPNPDVVGREQILKVHVRKVPLAPDINLKTIARGTPGFSGADLMNLVNEAALTAARRNKRMVTQAEFEEAKDKVMMGAERKSLVMSEEEKMLTAYHEGGHAIVGLNVPATDPIHKATIIPRGRALGMVMQLPERDKMSMSLEQMTSRLAIMMGGRVAEEMIFGRNKVTSGASSDIDQATRLARMMVTRWGLSDELGTVAYGENNDEVFLGMQVNRQQNVSEATAQKIDSEVKRLVEEGYNEATRILTEKRDDLETLAKGLLEFETLSGDEITDLLNGKKPNRESVLEPATPRTSAVPPTGKPRPRPDAGMEPQPQA, from the coding sequence ATGAACGCGAATCTGCGCAATTTTGGCCTCTGGGTCATCATCGTCCTCCTGCTGCTGGCGCTGTTCACGCTGTTCCAGAACCCGGCGCAGCGCACCGCATCGCAGGACATCTCCTTTTCGCAGTTGCTGAACGAGGTCGATCAGAACCGCGTGCGCGACGTGGTGATCCAGGGCCCCGAAATCCGCGGCACCCTGACCAACGGCTCGACCTTCCAGTCTTACGCGCCGGCCGATCCGACGCTGATCAAGCGCCTGTACGACGCCAAGGTCTCGATCACGGCGAAGCCGCCGGGCGACAACGTGCCGTGGTTCGTCTCGCTGCTGGTGTCGTGGCTGCCGTTCATCGCGCTGATCGGCGTGTGGATTTTCCTGTCGCGCCAGATGCAGGGCGGTGCGGGCAAGGCGATGGGATTCGGTAAGTCGCGCGCCAAGATGCTGACCGAGGCCCATGGCCGCGTGACGTTCGAGGACGTCGCGGGTGTCGATGAAGCCAAGCAGGATTTGCAGGAGATCGTCGAGTTCCTGCGTGACCCCGGCAAGTTCCAGCGCCTCGGCGGACGGATTCCGCGCGGCGTGCTGTTGGTCGGCCCGCCCGGCACCGGCAAGACCCTGATCGCGCGTGCGGTCGCGGGCGAAGCCAACGTGCCGTTCTTCACCATTTCGGGTTCGGACTTCGTCGAAATGTTCGTCGGCGTCGGCGCCTCGCGCGTCCGCGACATGTTCGAGCAGGCGAAGAAAAATGCGCCGTGCATCATCTTCATCGACGAAATCGATGCGGTCGGCCGTCATCGCGGCGCCGGTCTTGGCGGCGGCAATGACGAGCGCGAGCAGACGCTGAACCAGTTGCTGGTCGAGATGGACGGCTTCGAGGCGAACGAGGGCGTGATCCTGATCGCCGCGACCAACCGCCCCGACGTGCTCGACCCCGCGCTGCTGCGTCCGGGCCGCTTCGACCGTCAGGTCGTGGTGCCGAACCCCGATGTCGTCGGCCGCGAGCAGATCCTCAAGGTCCACGTCCGCAAGGTACCGCTGGCGCCGGACATCAACCTCAAGACCATCGCGCGCGGCACCCCGGGCTTCTCCGGTGCCGACCTGATGAACCTCGTCAACGAGGCGGCGCTCACCGCCGCGCGCCGCAACAAGCGCATGGTGACGCAGGCCGAGTTCGAGGAAGCCAAGGACAAGGTGATGATGGGCGCCGAGCGCAAATCGCTCGTCATGTCCGAGGAAGAGAAGATGCTGACGGCCTATCACGAGGGCGGCCACGCCATCGTCGGCCTCAACGTGCCCGCGACCGATCCGATCCACAAGGCGACCATCATTCCGCGCGGCCGTGCCCTCGGCATGGTCATGCAGTTGCCCGAGCGCGACAAGATGTCGATGTCGCTGGAACAGATGACCTCGCGTCTCGCTATCATGATGGGAGGCCGCGTCGCCGAGGAGATGATCTTCGGCCGCAACAAGGTGACCTCCGGTGCATCGTCGGACATTGATCAGGCGACGCGCCTCGCCCGCATGATGGTGACGCGCTGGGGCCTGTCGGACGAACTCGGCACCGTGGCCTATGGCGAGAACAATGACGAAGTGTTCCTCGGCATGCAGGTCAATCGCCAGCAGAACGTCTCGGAAGCCACCGCGCAGAAGATCGACTCGGAAGTGAAGCGCCTCGTCGAGGAAGGCTACAACGAGGCGACGCGGATTCTGACCGAGAAGCGCGACGATCTCGAAACGCTGGCCAAGGGCTTGCTGGAATTCGAAACGCTGTCGGGCGACGAGATCACCGATCTTTTGAACGGCAAGAAGCCGAACCGCGAATCGGTGCTCGAACCGGCGACGCCCCGCACCTCGGCGGTGCCGCCGACCGGCAAGCCGCGTCCGCGCCCCGATGCCGGCATGGAGCCGCAGCCGCAGGCGTAA
- the tilS gene encoding tRNA lysidine(34) synthetase TilS — MDKNAPVAEPVSAREARHLFAGWKRIPALVLAVSGGPDSVALLWLAARWRKSLKNGPDLLAVTVDHGLRAAAAHEARNVKRLASALGITHRTLSWHGPKPKTGVPRAARAARYELLARAARSASAVAIVTAHTQDDQAETVLMRLSRGSGITGLAGMAMQTERHGVALLRPFLEIPKARLVATLDRAKVGYADDPTNRDPAYTRPRLRALMPVLAAEGADAKTFARLAMRLSRADAALERMTDGAERYLRLRGGGEEGFDISLFSTLAEEIQVRLLRRALADGMTAHPPELGQIETLLRAMAQARGEGRRFKQSLAGMTVSVEKGRLVVRPAPPRRGAPVPARSRRS, encoded by the coding sequence GTGGACAAAAACGCTCCGGTTGCTGAGCCTGTTTCGGCGCGGGAGGCCCGGCATCTGTTCGCCGGATGGAAACGGATTCCGGCGCTCGTCCTGGCCGTCTCGGGCGGCCCGGATAGCGTGGCCCTGTTGTGGCTCGCCGCGCGCTGGCGCAAATCGCTCAAGAACGGTCCCGATCTTCTTGCGGTGACGGTCGATCACGGATTGCGGGCGGCCGCCGCGCACGAGGCCCGCAATGTGAAGCGGCTGGCGTCCGCGCTCGGCATCACCCATCGCACCCTGTCCTGGCACGGCCCGAAACCGAAGACCGGCGTGCCGCGTGCCGCGCGTGCCGCACGCTACGAACTGCTCGCCCGCGCGGCGCGGTCAGCGTCGGCAGTGGCGATCGTCACCGCCCACACCCAGGACGATCAGGCGGAAACCGTTCTGATGCGGCTGTCGCGCGGCAGCGGCATCACCGGCCTGGCCGGCATGGCGATGCAGACGGAACGGCACGGCGTCGCGCTGTTGCGTCCGTTCCTCGAGATTCCGAAGGCGCGGCTGGTGGCGACACTCGATCGTGCCAAAGTCGGTTATGCCGACGATCCCACCAACCGCGATCCAGCCTACACGCGTCCGCGACTGCGGGCGCTGATGCCAGTGCTGGCGGCGGAGGGAGCCGATGCCAAAACATTCGCTCGTCTTGCGATGCGATTGTCGCGCGCCGATGCCGCGCTGGAACGCATGACGGACGGTGCGGAGCGTTATCTCCGCCTGCGCGGCGGCGGAGAGGAGGGGTTCGACATTTCGCTTTTCTCCACGCTGGCCGAGGAAATTCAGGTGCGGCTGCTGCGCCGCGCACTGGCGGACGGCATGACTGCCCACCCGCCGGAGCTGGGGCAGATCGAGACGCTGCTGCGGGCCATGGCACAGGCGCGCGGCGAGGGCCGGCGGTTCAAGCAAAGTCTCGCGGGGATGACGGTGAGCGTCGAGAAGGGGCGGCTGGTGGTTCGTCCCGCTCCGCCTCGCCGCGGCGCCCCGGTCCCGGCCCGGAGCAGACGCTCTTAA
- the ybgF gene encoding tol-pal system protein YbgF, with the protein MSSKPKIIAAAGLACAFVVLSPLAMPMQAHAQQYDSGDPDPQAEVDRLSDQLRKLTGQNEELQHRNQVLEEQLRQLQGGAAPGAAGASPARGPANAGPAPYQNQNQQYQNQPYQNPQYQQSQQPAYQGQQGAPITTPYNDGQAPSPGRRGDAFDPSQNPSAPGAPRALGSMRGQSNYAEPGSAQPGAPMNIENNNYGNNSGVAPPPSNPGGGLTTAPPTRSPKDEFDLGLGYMQHKDYGLAEETMRNFTVKYPGDRLVGDAQYWLGESLYQRKKYREAAEAFLAVTSKYDKSAKAPDAMLRLGESLAALKEKDAACAAFGEVARKYPRASSGVKQGVARGQKRSGC; encoded by the coding sequence ATGTCATCGAAGCCGAAGATTATTGCCGCCGCAGGATTGGCCTGCGCGTTCGTTGTTCTGTCGCCCCTTGCGATGCCGATGCAGGCGCACGCGCAACAATATGATAGCGGCGATCCCGATCCTCAGGCGGAGGTGGACCGGCTGTCCGACCAGTTGCGCAAGCTGACCGGTCAGAACGAGGAATTGCAGCACCGCAATCAGGTTCTTGAAGAGCAGCTTCGCCAGTTGCAGGGCGGGGCAGCGCCCGGCGCGGCTGGCGCTTCTCCCGCGCGGGGGCCTGCGAATGCGGGGCCTGCGCCGTATCAGAATCAGAACCAGCAATATCAAAATCAGCCGTATCAGAACCCGCAGTATCAGCAGTCGCAGCAGCCGGCCTATCAGGGTCAGCAGGGCGCGCCGATCACGACGCCGTATAATGATGGGCAGGCGCCGTCGCCCGGCCGTCGCGGCGATGCATTCGATCCGAGCCAGAACCCGAGCGCCCCCGGCGCGCCACGGGCGCTTGGCAGCATGCGGGGGCAATCCAATTATGCGGAGCCGGGGTCTGCGCAGCCGGGCGCGCCGATGAACATCGAGAACAACAACTACGGCAACAACAGCGGCGTTGCACCGCCGCCGTCCAACCCGGGCGGCGGGCTGACCACGGCGCCGCCGACGAGGTCGCCCAAGGACGAGTTCGATCTCGGTCTCGGCTACATGCAGCACAAGGATTACGGGCTCGCCGAGGAGACCATGCGCAACTTCACGGTGAAGTATCCGGGCGACCGCCTCGTCGGCGATGCGCAGTACTGGCTCGGCGAGAGCCTTTACCAGCGCAAGAAGTATCGCGAGGCGGCGGAAGCGTTTCTGGCGGTGACCTCGAAATACGACAAGTCCGCCAAGGCGCCGGATGCGATGCTGCGATTGGGTGAATCGCTTGCCGCGCTGAAGGAAAAGGATGCCGCCTGTGCAGCGTTCGGTGAAGTCGCGCGGAAATATCCGCGTGCCTCGAGCGGCGTGAAGCAAGGTGTCGCGCGTGGACAAAAACGCTCCGGTTGCTGA
- the pal gene encoding peptidoglycan-associated lipoprotein Pal produces MFSQMRILQGFKFAAVLAVALSMGACANKNGDLNGGMAGAATPGSQQDFVVNVGDRVFFDSDQTELSQQAINTLEKQAQWLQQYPRYTFTIEGHADERGTREYNIALGAKRAQSVRNFLVSRGISAGRMRTISYGKERPVAVCNDISCWSQNRRAVTVLNASS; encoded by the coding sequence ATGTTCTCCCAAATGCGTATCCTCCAAGGATTCAAATTCGCGGCCGTACTGGCCGTGGCCCTGTCGATGGGCGCCTGCGCCAACAAGAACGGCGATCTGAACGGCGGCATGGCCGGCGCGGCGACGCCGGGCAGCCAGCAGGATTTCGTGGTCAATGTCGGCGACCGCGTGTTCTTCGACAGCGACCAGACCGAACTGTCGCAGCAGGCGATCAATACCCTCGAAAAGCAGGCCCAGTGGTTGCAGCAATATCCGCGCTACACCTTCACCATCGAAGGCCATGCGGACGAGCGCGGCACGCGTGAATACAACATCGCGCTCGGCGCGAAGCGCGCCCAGTCGGTGCGCAACTTCCTGGTGTCGCGCGGCATCAGCGCCGGCCGCATGCGCACGATCTCCTACGGCAAGGAGCGCCCGGTGGCGGTGTGTAACGACATCTCCTGCTGGTCGCAGAACCGCCGCGCCGTGACGGTGCTCAACGCCAGTTCGTAA
- the tolB gene encoding Tol-Pal system beta propeller repeat protein TolB, with translation MTFKMTRRQLVGATAAGLAAAPLSRAFAQVRVQVDQGNFQPIPIAIPNFVAGGQGDGEVSAGIASVITNNLKRSGLFAPIDQAAYIERISNIDVPPQFPSWRQINAQALVTGRATRQGDGRLKAEFRLWDVPAAQQLTGQQYFTSPESWRRVAHIISDQIYERLTGEKGYFDSRVVFVDESGPATRRVKRLAIMDQDGANVRYLTRGADLVLTPRFSPSTQEITYMEFGGGDPRVYLFNVETGQREIVGNFPGMSFAPRFSPDGQRIIMSLQQGGNSNLYVMDLRSKSTTRLTDTPAIDTSPSYAPDASRICFESDRGGKPQIYVMAAGGGAAQRISFGDGSYSTPVWSPRGDYIAFTKQGGGQFAIGIMKPDGSGERILTSGFHNEGPTFAPNGRVVMFFRDLGAGPHLFTVDISGRNELQVPTPGFASDPAWSPLLS, from the coding sequence ATGACATTCAAGATGACGCGCCGGCAACTGGTCGGTGCAACGGCGGCGGGCCTTGCGGCCGCGCCGCTCTCCAGGGCGTTCGCGCAGGTCCGTGTTCAGGTCGATCAGGGCAATTTCCAGCCGATCCCGATCGCGATTCCGAATTTCGTCGCGGGCGGTCAGGGCGATGGCGAGGTCAGCGCCGGCATCGCGTCGGTCATCACCAACAACCTCAAGCGCAGCGGCCTGTTCGCTCCGATCGATCAGGCGGCCTATATCGAGCGCATCTCCAACATCGACGTGCCGCCGCAGTTTCCGAGTTGGCGGCAGATCAACGCGCAGGCGCTGGTCACCGGTCGCGCCACGCGGCAGGGCGATGGACGCCTCAAGGCGGAATTCCGGCTGTGGGACGTGCCGGCCGCGCAGCAGCTCACCGGCCAGCAATATTTCACCTCGCCGGAATCCTGGCGGCGCGTGGCCCACATCATCTCCGACCAGATTTACGAGCGTCTCACCGGCGAGAAGGGCTATTTCGACAGCCGCGTGGTGTTCGTCGATGAATCGGGTCCGGCGACGCGGCGCGTCAAGCGCCTCGCCATCATGGATCAGGACGGCGCCAATGTCCGCTATCTCACGCGCGGCGCCGACCTCGTGCTGACGCCGAGGTTCTCGCCATCGACGCAGGAAATCACCTACATGGAATTCGGCGGCGGCGATCCGCGCGTCTATCTGTTCAACGTCGAGACCGGCCAGCGCGAGATCGTCGGCAACTTCCCCGGCATGTCGTTTGCTCCAAGGTTTTCGCCGGACGGCCAGCGCATCATCATGAGCTTGCAGCAGGGCGGCAATTCCAACCTGTACGTGATGGACCTGCGTTCGAAATCGACCACGCGCCTGACCGATACCCCCGCGATCGACACCTCGCCGTCCTACGCGCCGGATGCGTCGCGCATCTGCTTCGAGAGCGATCGCGGCGGCAAGCCGCAGATTTATGTGATGGCGGCGGGCGGCGGCGCGGCGCAGCGCATCTCGTTCGGCGATGGCAGCTACTCCACGCCGGTGTGGTCGCCGCGCGGCGACTACATCGCCTTCACCAAGCAGGGCGGCGGCCAGTTCGCCATCGGCATCATGAAGCCGGACGGTTCGGGCGAACGCATCCTCACTTCGGGCTTCCATAATGAAGGTCCGACCTTCGCGCCGAACGGCCGCGTGGTGATGTTCTTCCGCGATCTCGGCGCGGGCCCCCATCTGTTCACCGTGGACATTTCGGGCCGCAACGAGCTTCAGGTTCCGACGCCGGGCTTCGCGTCCGATCCGGCCTGGTCGCCGCTGCTGTCCTGA
- a CDS encoding cell envelope integrity protein TolA produces MKIDRTLAASVALHALVISWGLISFSTKMYETTPEESLPVDIISADQFAKVTQGIKTGKKEVTKPLVEKVADPTPPQDDPVGKIEDKKPPVVTDTAPEPPPKPVEKPVEKKPEPPKPVAQEKPKEETKPAEKKPDPAKVDPIAEALKKEQAKKPEPKKQQAQAKPTPPPKEKHERVFDQTKIAALLDKRDPTRQSMTGSELNSQAALGLSHGRSSDNSATWGAMFKSQVERCWKKPYGGIEAQQIQASFDIRLKQDGTLESMPVPLPGSNTPYFRVYQESARRAIIECQPYKLPPSFFNEWKFFEPVFTERTS; encoded by the coding sequence GTGAAAATCGACCGGACACTCGCCGCGTCTGTCGCTTTGCACGCTCTGGTGATTTCCTGGGGGCTGATCTCGTTTTCCACCAAGATGTATGAGACGACTCCCGAGGAGTCGCTGCCTGTCGATATCATTTCCGCCGATCAGTTCGCCAAGGTCACGCAGGGCATCAAGACCGGCAAGAAGGAAGTGACCAAGCCGCTGGTCGAGAAGGTCGCCGATCCGACGCCGCCACAGGACGATCCGGTCGGCAAGATCGAGGACAAGAAGCCTCCGGTCGTGACCGACACCGCGCCCGAGCCGCCGCCGAAACCCGTCGAAAAGCCGGTCGAGAAAAAGCCCGAGCCGCCGAAGCCGGTCGCGCAGGAGAAACCGAAGGAAGAAACCAAGCCGGCGGAAAAGAAGCCCGACCCGGCGAAGGTCGATCCCATCGCCGAAGCGTTGAAGAAGGAGCAGGCGAAAAAGCCTGAGCCGAAGAAGCAGCAGGCGCAGGCGAAACCCACTCCGCCGCCGAAGGAAAAGCACGAGCGCGTGTTCGATCAGACCAAGATCGCCGCCCTGCTCGACAAGCGCGATCCGACGCGGCAGTCGATGACTGGATCGGAATTGAATTCGCAGGCCGCGCTCGGTCTCTCGCACGGCCGTTCCTCCGACAATTCGGCGACATGGGGCGCGATGTTCAAGAGCCAGGTGGAGCGTTGCTGGAAGAAGCCGTATGGCGGCATCGAGGCGCAGCAGATTCAGGCGAGCTTCGATATCCGCCTGAAGCAGGACGGCACGCTCGAATCGATGCCGGTGCCGCTGCCCGGCAGCAACACGCCGTATTTCCGCGTCTATCAGGAGAGCGCGCGCCGCGCGATCATCGAATGCCAGCCTTATAAGCTGCCGCCGTCATTCTTCAACGAATGGAAATTCTTTGAGCCCGTTTTCACCGAACGCACGTCTTAA
- the tolR gene encoding protein TolR, translating into MGMSMGGGAGGGGGRRRHQRASVMAEINVTPMVDVMLVLLIIFMVSAPLLTVGVPLDLPQTAAKSLDQDKEPLTLSVQVSGKIFLNNTEISADDLVAKLKAVTDARGGTEERIFVRGDTKADYGTIMKVMGRLSAAGFKRVALVTEVEQGS; encoded by the coding sequence ATGGGCATGAGCATGGGCGGAGGAGCAGGCGGCGGTGGCGGCCGTCGCCGTCATCAGCGCGCCAGCGTCATGGCCGAGATCAACGTCACGCCGATGGTGGACGTGATGCTCGTGCTGCTCATCATCTTCATGGTGTCCGCGCCGCTGCTCACCGTCGGCGTGCCGCTCGACCTGCCGCAGACGGCGGCCAAGAGCCTCGATCAGGACAAGGAGCCGCTGACGCTGTCGGTGCAGGTGTCCGGCAAGATCTTCCTCAACAACACCGAAATTTCCGCCGACGATCTGGTGGCGAAGCTGAAGGCCGTCACCGATGCGCGCGGAGGCACCGAGGAACGTATCTTCGTGCGCGGCGACACCAAAGCCGACTACGGCACGATCATGAAGGTGATGGGCCGCCTGTCGGCTGCCGGGTTCAAGCGCGTTGCTCTGGTCACCGAGGTCGAGCAGGGGAGCTGA